A genomic stretch from Malus domestica chromosome 15, GDT2T_hap1 includes:
- the LOC103431652 gene encoding uncharacterized protein isoform X1: MSKEEMGRPRSFRSKAAHFVSDLTTVFLNPISDKPSKPSPPPPLSEDVDDSKRSQNGSISEENPANVVDGPDTSSFSAFLYSLLSSSESGDTNKNSDEQIDDQMDRSNPSSDSAMKGNAGKKSLLSKGKQSLSKVMSQAARFGVHRSQERKGNPDMKVDDANDSNFTRVEMRPMQKAPTPVPLVDHPDISEPSLLLTEITRTALYASMPALVQGRKWLLLYSTWRHGISLSTLYRRSMLWPGLSLLVVGDRKDAVFGGLVEAPLRPTNKKYQGTNDTFVFTNTPGHPVIFRPTGANRYFTLCSNDFLAIGGGGHFALYLDSELLSGSSSCSETYGNPCLANSEDFEVKEVELWGFVYATKYEEVLALSRMESPGICRW, from the exons ATGTCAAAGGAAGAGATGGGTAGGCCACGGTCGTTTCGGAGCAAGGCTGCTCACTTTGTATCTGATCTCACCACTGTCTTCCTCAACCCCATTTCTGACAAACCCTCCAAaccctctcctcctcctcctctctct GAAGATGTGGATGACTCCAAAAGAAGTCAAAATGGATCAATCAGCGAAGAGAATCCCGCTAATGTTGTTGATGGGCCCGACACATCTTCCTTTAGTGCATTCCTCTACTCACTATTGTCGTCTTCAGAGTCTGGAGATACTAATAAAAATTCAGATGAGCAGATTGATGATCAGATGGATAGGAGCAACCCATCATCTGATTCCGCAATGAAAGGAAATGCTGGAAAGAAAAGTTTGCTTTCTAAGGGGAAACAGTCGCTTAGTAAAGTTATGTCCCAGGCTGCAAGATTTGGTGTGCATCGGAGTCAAGAACGCAAGGGTAACcctgacatgaaagttgatgatgcAAATGATTCGAACTTCACTAGAGTTGAGATGAGGCCTATGCAGAAAGCCCCAACGCCTGTGCCTTTGGTTGATCACCCAGACATTTCTGAACCGTCTTTACTTCTTACAGAAATAACTAGAACTGCTCTTTACGCTTCAATGCCAGCGCTTGTTCAAGGACGGAAATGGTTGTTGCTGTATAG TACATGGAGGCATGGCATATCATTGTCAACCCTATACAGAAGAAGCATGCTTTGGCCGGGCCTCAGTTTGCTG GTTGTTGGAGACCGTAAAGATGCAGTTTTTGGCGGCTTGGTGGAGGCACCTCTTAGACCAACAAACAAGAAGTATCAG GGAACAAATGATACATTTGTTTTCACAAATACACCTGGCCATCCTGTTATATTTCGCCCTACAG GTGCAAATCGCTATTTCACATTGTGCTCCAATGACTTTTTAGCAATTGGCGGGGGTGGTCATTTTGCGCTATATTTGGACAGTGAGCT ATTGAGTGGATCAAGCTCATGCTCTGAAACCTATGGGAATCCTTGTCTTGCAAACTCAGAAGACTTTGAGGTGAAAGAAGTTGAG TTATGGGGCTTCGTATATGCTACCAAGTATGAGGAAGTACTTGCTCTAAGCCGTATGGAGTCACCTGGGATATGCCGTTGGTGA
- the LOC103401654 gene encoding uncharacterized protein — MERTPLRKPRRDTADMLTWKEVPHSDSPPTASSAHRSHQPSDGISKVLHGGQITDEEAQSLNKQKPCSGYKLKEITGNGISAAGSGKDAAPESNNASNKTGLRIYQQALNGVSQISFSVDEHVTPKKPVTVPEVAKQRELSGTLQSNSDLKSKKSGSNAKSKELTGNDIFGPPPEVVPRSLAAAHTLQTRETRDIGDPAPRNLRTSVKVSNPAGGQSNIMFSEEPVSKTSWKIHNQKFAELTGNDIFKGDVAPGSTEKPLSTAKLREMNGSNIFADGKASSRDYLGGVRKPPGGESSIALV; from the exons ATGGAGAGAACACCACTGAGAAAGCCTCGCAGAGACACTGCCGATATGCTGACGTGGAAAGAGGTCCCACACTCCGACTCTCCGCCCACCGCCTCCTCCGCCCACCGCTCTCATCAG CCGTCGGATGGAATCAGCAAGGTGCTCCATGGCGGTCAGATCACTGATGAAGAAGCTCAGAGCCTCAACAAACA GAAGCCTTGTTCAGGCTATAAACTGAAGGAGATTACTGGAAATGGCATATCTGCAGCGGGTTCAGGCAAGGATGCTGCACCAGAATCTAATAATGCTAGTAACAAAACGGGGCTTCGTATTTATCAGCAAGCACTCAATGGAGTCAGCCAAATCTCATTCAGTGTTGATGAACATGTCACGCCTAAGAAGCCTGTCACTGTTCCTGAGGTTGCCAAGCAGCGTGAATTGAGTGGGACATTGCAGTCTAACTCCGATTTAAAATCCAAGAAGAGCGGATCAAATGCCAAGTCAAAGGAGCTCACTGGAAATGACATCTTTGGCCCTCCTCCTGAAGTCGTGCCTCGATCATTGGCTGCTGCTCACACCCTGCAAACTAGAGAAACCAGAGACATTGGGGACCCTGCACCCCGAAATCTACGCACCTCTGTCAAAGTTTCAAAT CCTGCTGGAGGTCAGAGTAATATTATGTTCAGTGAGGAACCTGTTTCCAAGACTTCTTGGAAAATACATAACCAGAAGTTTGCAGAGCTGACAGGGAATGATATATTTAAAGGTGATGTTGCTCCAGGGTCTACTGAAAAGCCCCTCAGCACGGCTAAGCTGAGAGAGATGAATGGCAGCAACATCTTTGCCGATGGAAAGGCATCATCCAGAGACTATCTGGGTGGTGTTCGCAAGCCCCCCGGTGGAGAGAGCAGCATTGCCTTGGTTTAA
- the LOC103431652 gene encoding uncharacterized protein isoform X2: MNLKCFQAKLALATGADRHDALMYGARELLGELQEDVDDSKRSQNGSISEENPANVVDGPDTSSFSAFLYSLLSSSESGDTNKNSDEQIDDQMDRSNPSSDSAMKGNAGKKSLLSKGKQSLSKVMSQAARFGVHRSQERKGNPDMKVDDANDSNFTRVEMRPMQKAPTPVPLVDHPDISEPSLLLTEITRTALYASMPALVQGRKWLLLYSTWRHGISLSTLYRRSMLWPGLSLLVVGDRKDAVFGGLVEAPLRPTNKKYQGTNDTFVFTNTPGHPVIFRPTGANRYFTLCSNDFLAIGGGGHFALYLDSELLSGSSSCSETYGNPCLANSEDFEVKEVELWGFVYATKYEEVLALSRMESPGICRW, encoded by the exons atgaatttgaagtgtttccaggccaaattggcattggccacag GCGCTGATCGTCACGACGCCTTGATGtatggtgctagggagttgttgggcgaacttcag GAAGATGTGGATGACTCCAAAAGAAGTCAAAATGGATCAATCAGCGAAGAGAATCCCGCTAATGTTGTTGATGGGCCCGACACATCTTCCTTTAGTGCATTCCTCTACTCACTATTGTCGTCTTCAGAGTCTGGAGATACTAATAAAAATTCAGATGAGCAGATTGATGATCAGATGGATAGGAGCAACCCATCATCTGATTCCGCAATGAAAGGAAATGCTGGAAAGAAAAGTTTGCTTTCTAAGGGGAAACAGTCGCTTAGTAAAGTTATGTCCCAGGCTGCAAGATTTGGTGTGCATCGGAGTCAAGAACGCAAGGGTAACcctgacatgaaagttgatgatgcAAATGATTCGAACTTCACTAGAGTTGAGATGAGGCCTATGCAGAAAGCCCCAACGCCTGTGCCTTTGGTTGATCACCCAGACATTTCTGAACCGTCTTTACTTCTTACAGAAATAACTAGAACTGCTCTTTACGCTTCAATGCCAGCGCTTGTTCAAGGACGGAAATGGTTGTTGCTGTATAG TACATGGAGGCATGGCATATCATTGTCAACCCTATACAGAAGAAGCATGCTTTGGCCGGGCCTCAGTTTGCTG GTTGTTGGAGACCGTAAAGATGCAGTTTTTGGCGGCTTGGTGGAGGCACCTCTTAGACCAACAAACAAGAAGTATCAG GGAACAAATGATACATTTGTTTTCACAAATACACCTGGCCATCCTGTTATATTTCGCCCTACAG GTGCAAATCGCTATTTCACATTGTGCTCCAATGACTTTTTAGCAATTGGCGGGGGTGGTCATTTTGCGCTATATTTGGACAGTGAGCT ATTGAGTGGATCAAGCTCATGCTCTGAAACCTATGGGAATCCTTGTCTTGCAAACTCAGAAGACTTTGAGGTGAAAGAAGTTGAG TTATGGGGCTTCGTATATGCTACCAAGTATGAGGAAGTACTTGCTCTAAGCCGTATGGAGTCACCTGGGATATGCCGTTGGTGA